From Haloglomus litoreum, the proteins below share one genomic window:
- a CDS encoding YgaP family membrane protein → MEKNVGGYDRIARLVVGPILAIVGTAALLGYVTIAAGTLGLALAAIALLVGLVFVVTGLTQKCPLNSLLGLDTYRKSSEAEEAEVGPGRTA, encoded by the coding sequence ATGGAGAAGAACGTCGGCGGATACGACCGTATCGCTCGTCTGGTTGTCGGCCCCATCCTCGCCATCGTCGGGACGGCGGCCCTGCTCGGCTACGTGACCATCGCGGCCGGGACACTGGGACTGGCCCTCGCGGCCATCGCCCTGCTGGTCGGCCTCGTGTTCGTCGTGACCGGGCTCACCCAGAAGTGCCCCCTCAACAGCCTGCTCGGGCTGGACACCTACCGGAAGTCCTCCGAGGCCGAGGAGGCCGAGGTCGGCCCGGGCCGGACGGCCTGA
- a CDS encoding class I SAM-dependent methyltransferase, with the protein MSTVAEFYGDNAALYDRIATLPPVGRWRARAVAALDLSPGDTVVEMGCGTGANLPYLRRAVGPRGRVVGVDLTGPLLSRARERIAREGWENVHVVQGDATTTPVADPDALLATFVVGLLEEPGATVGEWCDLVAAGGDGADTDRPGGRVALVDATASDHPVGRLLNPAFRAFVAAGAPSSTPADVARALVPGSDLDAPLSERVRASRRALTARARDRRYEEAGLGFVGVLSGWVG; encoded by the coding sequence ATGAGCACCGTCGCGGAGTTCTACGGCGACAACGCCGCCCTGTACGACCGCATCGCGACGCTCCCGCCCGTCGGCCGGTGGCGCGCCCGCGCGGTCGCCGCGCTGGACCTCTCGCCCGGCGACACCGTCGTCGAGATGGGGTGTGGCACCGGCGCGAACCTCCCCTACCTGCGGCGGGCGGTCGGGCCGCGCGGACGGGTGGTCGGGGTGGACCTGACGGGCCCGCTACTCTCGCGGGCCCGCGAGCGCATCGCACGCGAGGGCTGGGAGAACGTCCACGTCGTGCAGGGGGACGCGACGACGACCCCCGTCGCCGACCCGGACGCGCTCCTGGCGACGTTCGTCGTCGGGCTGCTGGAGGAGCCCGGGGCCACGGTCGGGGAGTGGTGTGACCTCGTGGCGGCCGGCGGGGACGGCGCGGACACCGACCGACCGGGCGGCCGGGTCGCGCTCGTCGACGCGACGGCGAGCGACCACCCGGTCGGTCGGCTCCTGAACCCGGCGTTCCGGGCGTTCGTCGCCGCCGGGGCGCCCTCCTCGACACCGGCGGACGTGGCGCGTGCGCTCGTGCCGGGGAGCGACCTCGACGCGCCGCTCTCGGAGCGCGTGCGGGCGTCACGGCGGGCGCTCACGGCACGGGCACGCGACCGGCGCTACGAGGAAGCAGGGCTGGGGTTCGTCGGCGTGCTGTCCGGCTGGGTCGGGTAG